The Micromonospora violae DNA segment GCGGTCAGGTCGATGAATGCGATGCCGTCGTCGTCGACCACGGTGAGCAACGCACCGTCGTAGCTGGGCAGCACGTAGTGCGCGGTGATGACGACGGGCGGCCGGAGCCGGCGCGTGCTCAGATTCAGGCTGCGGATTTCGCAGGCGGGACCGCGTCGCGCGACGAGCAGGACGTTGGCACCGTGATCGGCGACGACAAGCTGGTGTGCGGGGGTGTCCCAGCTGGCACGGATCCGGCCATCCAGGCCGATCAGGCGTACACCGAATTCGCCGTGTGCGGTCAGGATGGTGCGGCCCGAGAGCAGGACTGCGTCGTGGATCGGCAGTTGCCCGGCCTCGTCGGTCGACGTGATGTCGATCGGGGTGTCCTGGGCAGGTGCTCGTCCGGCCGGCAGCGGTGGCAGGTCGGCGGCGGCCAGCCGGTCAGCCCGGCGCCGGAGCCTGCCGGCGATCCGCCTGCGCTCGTCGGCATCTCCGTTGGGATCACCTGCCGCATTGCGAACAATGAGACGCAGCGCGGCGGTGCAAAGCCGGCGGTCCTGTGCCTTGTCGGCGCAGTGCAGCTCGGACAGTGCCACCAGGAAGCCGCGTTGGGCCGGCGCCAATTCCTGGTCACGACCGTCGAGCAGCGTGATTGCGGTGGTCACCGTGTCGGTGTGCGGGCGCCAGGTTACGAGGTGTGCGAACAGGTACCCCGCAGTGTGGCCGCTGAGCGCCATGCCGGCCTGGAGGTTCGTCACCACGAGCGGGCGCAGCTCGGTGTCCGGCCATGCCGCGTCAATGGCACCGACATGATCGTCGGCGGCCTGTCGTGCGCGCACCCACTCGGCCCGCAACTGTCGGGCAGCCACTGCGTCGACCCGGGCCAGTCGCTCGACAGCTCCGGCAAATGCGCCCCGTGACCGCGCAACGTGCAGCGCACGGTCACGCTCGCCGGCCCGCCACCACAGTCTTACCGCCAGGTCCGGATCGAGCTCACGTCCCTCGGCGAGGGTGGCGGCAAGGCGGTACTTGCGGTGTCGCTCCAACAGCGCGACGGCCTCGCCCGGTAGACCAAGCAGGTCTGCGAGGACGAACGCGGATTCCTCGACGCGTCCGGCGCGGTGGAGCTCGGTGGCCGCCTGCCGGTAGAGCGTCCGCAGGTGTTGCTCGGCCCCGAAGCCGAGCGGGACCGTCGACCCGCCCTCGAGCTGGGCGTGCGGCACGAGATCCCCGGTGCGTGGTCGGGGAAGCCGAAGTGTCGGGCGCCCATTGGAACCACCGACAGCGATCGCCTCACGCAGCGCCCTGTCCCAGTCGCGACGCTCGAATGCGGCGTCGAGCCGCCGTAGGTAACGCTGCTGCGCGCTGATAGCCAGCCAGGCGGCCCGGCTGGTCAGCACGAGCCGAGCGAGCAGCGTGTTCCACCAGCCACCCGACGACGTGCCGCGACCAGTCTGCGTTGGGCCGTTGTCCGCCGCAGCGGCGGTGCCTGAAGCGATCACCTTGCTGAGGCCGTACAGCAGACCCGCACCGACGCCAATAACCAGCATCCGGAGCGGCGCCGCGACGAGCGTGGCAAGGCCAAACACGAAAACGGCCGCGCCGACCGCAGCGAGCTTCCCGGAAGCACTGGGAGAGAGCCGCATCCGACGGTTCGGACGGGTGGACGCGGCCAGCAGCCGGCGGATCCGCCGCGGCGGCGGCGCGACACCGGCCACCGCGCGCAGGCCAGGCGCGGGTGGAAGCGGCTGCCAGGGCGATGGCGCCACCGCCGCGACAACCGGGCCGTCCAATGCCGCGAGCGGCTCGATCCGCAAAGCGGTCAGGTCGGTCCAGGAATCCCGGTCGACGCGGGTCAGAGCCGCCCGGCTGACCCACGTCGTCGCACCGGCGCGCGGGATCAGCACGTCGCCGGGCGCGGCGTCCCCGACGGGTGTGCCGCTGAGGTGTAAGACGCCGCCGCTGTCGACGAGAACGAGGCCGGGAGCCAGTTCCGCGCGCACCTCGACCGCCTGGTCGAACTCCAGCAGCCACGCCCCGCCGGGTAGCTCGAACAGTGCGGCTGCGGGCTGCCAGGCCTCGACGACCCGACGGCGCGCCTCGGCCTCCCCGATCAGGCAGACGTCGATCAGGAGTGCGCGGGCCGGGAGCCGGCCGCGGAACGAGCTCATCCGGTGCTCCGGACCGTACGCAGGATTTGGTTCGTGGCGAGGTCGACGATGTCGATCAGCCCTTCCGGGCGTGGCACCGCCAGCCATGGCTCGGTCGGATGCAGGGCCGGCTCGGCGATACCACCCGACCAGCGAGTAAGGGTCTGGGTTCGAGCCGGCGAGACCAGGCGGACGATCAGTCCGCCGCTCGACAGGGTCACCAACTGCGGACCGCCGATGTCGACCATGCCGATCACCGTTGCCTCCTTCGTGAGTGTCACGTCGCCGACGAGACCGGCCGCAGCGTGGATGCGCCAGGTGGTGCCGCCCAGCGACCAGGCCGTCCTCTTCCCGGCTCCGAGGACGACCTGAGCATCAGCGGGGATCCGCGCCCCACCGGCCACGCCCGTGACCCCGATATGGGTGCCGGCCCGCCAGGCCAAGCGCGGGTCATCCATCTGCCTGCCGGGGGCAACCGTCACATACGACGACAGCTGATGGCTGCCCTCGGTGGACAGACTCCACCAGTTGCCACCGAGCTGGCAGAGCAGGACACCCCCCTGGAAATAGAGTGGCGACAGTGCCCCTTCCGTGGCTGCCTCGACCTCGCTGACCGTCATGCCAATCGCGGCCAGTGGTACCGAGAGCTCCTGCAGCCGGCCCAGCGTCTTACCAATCACGACCGCCCGTAGCGTCTCGTCGACCCAGGTCAGGACCACGAGCCGGCGACCCAACCAGGAGGCTGCCAGCGCCGGACCGGGCAGTTGGTGTCGTCGCGGTCGCCCGGTCGGCACCCGGACCGAGAGGATTTCAGCAGGGCCGTCGCCACGGGCGATCAGGTACGGCGCGGCGCTCGGGAACATCGGCCTCCGCAGGGGACCGGTGCCGGCGCTGACACCGACGGAGGCGTCACGGAAGCCGGTGCCGCGCAGGACCCGCAGGGCGACCTCACCGCGAGGCAACGGGAGGTCGAGATGCCGCTCGCCGACGACGACTCGTACAACGGCCGCTCCGTCGACACCCCATTCCTGCTCGTTACTCACCAGCACCCGGCTCCTGTCGGGCAGGTGACTGGCCAGTCGCGGCCCGGTCAGCAGCCAGGCCTGGTCGGCCGTATCCAGCTGCTTCCTCCACTCCCTTACGGTCGACGGGGTCGGTTCGGCAGCTTTGCGGGCGACCAGCCAACCGGCGAGCTGTTTACTCAGTTCACCGCCCCGCCAGCTGCCCGGCCGTTCACCCAGCACTCCGACCACCATTGACCGCCCCTGGCCGGCGGCCCGGCGATGCAGAACGATGAGCGCGGCGAGCTGGACCAGCCGGGCGGCACCAAGCTGCTCTGGGCCGGTGTCGACGAGGACGGCTACCCGTCCACGCGGCGCGGCCGATCGATTGGCCGGTGCCAGGTACAGAAGCTCTCCGCCGGCGGCGCGGCGAATGAACTCGTCCGGTAGCTCCTGCATCAGCAGCAACTGCGACGGGAGTAGCCGCTCGATGGCGCCCCGGGCTGCCAGGCCGTCGTACCCGTCAGGCTGGCCGTCTTCCGTCGAGCCGCCCTCCGTCACGGGAAACAGGTCATTGATCTGTCGTACCAACGGGCCCATGGCAAGTGCCACATCGCTGGTCAATGCGGACAGCGCCGACGCCCAGGGGACCAGCGCTGCCGGGAGGGCCATGCGGTCGGTCATGAGGGTGCCAGCCGTGCGGGGTCGAGTGGTTCCCGCGGCAGTGGGCCAGCCAGGACCAGTCCGGGCAACAATGCGATCAGTCCGGTCTGCTGGTTGGTGAGGTGGCGCAGAGGCTCGCGCAACAGATCCGCGCACGGCCACGGCTGGGCGAGCGTCGGTACCAGCACACCATCGTCCCAGCCGAGGTAGATGGCGCCGTCAGCCCACGGAAGTTCTGCCCGATCGCCAAGCACGATCAACCAGCTCTGTTCCCGGCCGGCGCAGGCACGTAGGTGGGCACCTGCAGTTACCCGCATCAGCGCGTCCGCGCGCAACTCCGCCACCACCGCACCCGACGCTGCCACAGCCGCGGCGGGCAGCGGGGTGTCGCGCCGACGCCACTGCAGGGACAGGGGAGGCGCGCTCACCGCCGGATCGCGGCGACCAGGAGGCCGCGCATGTCCTGCAGCGCCTGCGGGGCATCGGCCAGGATGAACCCCGCGTCGATCTCCCGTAGCGTCGCTTCGTAGCGCAGCCGGCCGTCGTGCGTCAGCGGCCCGGTGCCCAGCTCGTCGAGCAGGCGCCGGCCAGCCTCGACCAGCCGGGCTGCGCGGGCCTGCTGGCCCCGGGCGAACTCCTCCGCCGCGTACACCAGACTGGCGTTTCGTCCCTGCGCTACCAGGTCTGACAGCGCCTCCAGGGCCGAGGCTTGAGCGTCGAGTGTCGGCGCGATCAACGGAAGCACCCAGAGGTCGTCGGCAGTCGCCGCACCGCGTCCGTCCAGGGTCGCCGCAGCGGCCACCAGGCGCTGCGAACGCACCACCCGGCGGTCACTGAGCGGTACGCCCGCTTGGCGCATCTGACGGATCGCGGACGCCAGCAGGCTGTGCACACCCTTAAGGTCACATTCACGAGCCGCCTGAGAAAGCCGATCCAACGCCGGCAGCATCGATCCCGTCAGATCGGACGGCTGAGAACCCACGTTCCACCCCACCTCCAGCAGCTCGTCGAGTCGCGCGTCCGGGACCGGAGTGACGAAGACACGAGCCAGAAACCGGTCCGCGAACGCGGCGAGAGCGGGATCATCGGGCAGGCTGTTTGCGGCGCCGACGCAGACACGCAGCGGGCACGACAGGACACTTGATCCGCGCCGAAACACTCGTTCGTTCAGAATCCCCAGCAGTGTATTGAGGACCGCCGTCGAACCGAGAAAGACCTCGTCGAGGAACGCTATCTCCGCCTCGGGCAGCATGCCCGAGGTCTCGAACTCCACCGACCCCTCACGTAACCGGCGGAGGTCGACAGGGCCGAAAATCTCGTTCGGCTCGGTGAACCGTCCCAGCAGGTACTCGAAGTACCGGCCGCCGAGTTGGTCAGCCGTTCGCCGTACGGCCTCAGACTTGGCGGTGCCCGGTGCGCCGATGACGAGCACATGCTCGCCGGCGACGGCACAGAGCACGACAACCTCGGCGACCACCTCCCGGTCGACAAGACCAGTTTGTGCCCGCGCGATGGCTTCCCGAAGGACGATGGCGTCCGTCGACAAGGGGGCCGGCTGCATGGAGATCATTTGCACCGGCGAAGTCTACGAAATCAGAGCCTTCACCGAGTACCACAATCTTTGCCAGATGCGGTGCGACGATGCGCTTCGGTCGGCGTTCCCAGATGTGCCGCGCACGGGCCTGGCATGGAGCCCTGCAGCACCGCCGGGGTGGTGACGGTCTGCCTGGCTGCGTCTTTGCGACGAAACTACCCGAACCTGGCGGCACCAATGGTCCTTGACTTCTCGCGGTAACGGGACCGGTAACGACGAGAGTGTGCGGGTGGCGACGTGCCCATCACCGGATGGCAGGGGTCGTCATGGGGAGATATCGCTCTGTCCGGATTGGAGGACGTATAAATAGATTCCGGCATGCCGTGA contains these protein-coding regions:
- a CDS encoding bpX6 domain-containing protein, translating into MSSFRGRLPARALLIDVCLIGEAEARRRVVEAWQPAAALFELPGGAWLLEFDQAVEVRAELAPGLVLVDSGGVLHLSGTPVGDAAPGDVLIPRAGATTWVSRAALTRVDRDSWTDLTALRIEPLAALDGPVVAAVAPSPWQPLPPAPGLRAVAGVAPPPRRIRRLLAASTRPNRRMRLSPSASGKLAAVGAAVFVFGLATLVAAPLRMLVIGVGAGLLYGLSKVIASGTAAAADNGPTQTGRGTSSGGWWNTLLARLVLTSRAAWLAISAQQRYLRRLDAAFERRDWDRALREAIAVGGSNGRPTLRLPRPRTGDLVPHAQLEGGSTVPLGFGAEQHLRTLYRQAATELHRAGRVEESAFVLADLLGLPGEAVALLERHRKYRLAATLAEGRELDPDLAVRLWWRAGERDRALHVARSRGAFAGAVERLARVDAVAARQLRAEWVRARQAADDHVGAIDAAWPDTELRPLVVTNLQAGMALSGHTAGYLFAHLVTWRPHTDTVTTAITLLDGRDQELAPAQRGFLVALSELHCADKAQDRRLCTAALRLIVRNAAGDPNGDADERRRIAGRLRRRADRLAAADLPPLPAGRAPAQDTPIDITSTDEAGQLPIHDAVLLSGRTILTAHGEFGVRLIGLDGRIRASWDTPAHQLVVADHGANVLLVARRGPACEIRSLNLSTRRLRPPVVITAHYVLPSYDGALLTVVDDDGIAFIDLTADTPHIAWRELDPTIAVLDIARSPTSLAALVRVNHQLGSGAARTEVWRWDLPSLMLRARRTVDLNGLTSIAVLASSRLMTTSHDEHSDTYNVIGHGAEARNLETKPTLLASCGMSALRIDRPDDTTVEIADGKLRVVFPPTDGAIGFRRHADALTVWEQNGRLVVIDLTLRQAVARLRTRL
- a CDS encoding AAA family ATPase, which gives rise to MISMQPAPLSTDAIVLREAIARAQTGLVDREVVAEVVVLCAVAGEHVLVIGAPGTAKSEAVRRTADQLGGRYFEYLLGRFTEPNEIFGPVDLRRLREGSVEFETSGMLPEAEIAFLDEVFLGSTAVLNTLLGILNERVFRRGSSVLSCPLRVCVGAANSLPDDPALAAFADRFLARVFVTPVPDARLDELLEVGWNVGSQPSDLTGSMLPALDRLSQAARECDLKGVHSLLASAIRQMRQAGVPLSDRRVVRSQRLVAAAATLDGRGAATADDLWVLPLIAPTLDAQASALEALSDLVAQGRNASLVYAAEEFARGQQARAARLVEAGRRLLDELGTGPLTHDGRLRYEATLREIDAGFILADAPQALQDMRGLLVAAIRR